One window from the genome of Nitrospira defluvii encodes:
- a CDS encoding tetratricopeptide repeat protein, which translates to MTAACQTTSPARPAPPVAPVASPIVPRIAPSSSDSRASYHFLLGYQAELEQETEQAIKEYQLALQTDPSSNYLKARLAILNFTAGDVPAAVRFADDVAEAPGLDAQVLGQLGGMYAAAGKPDKALRLFNRAIEQEPQRSEHFFAKGLLLANQKQYAEAENTIHSGIKVSPDSAVGYYYLGRIGVEARDFDKATTHFEQAVTLNPAFEPAYVALGSVYEAKQDRDKAIDIYRRYLQGVNPKNREIRHHLIRLQVSAKQYDEALRELQEILAEDPADLDAQLRMGLVYGEQKNYPKAIQQLTQILTVRPSELKVRDYLGYLYEETKDYPNAIAAYRHNLTLEPSYFEGHLHLGVLLYRTKQYAEAIQHLQEASRLNPKQPEAHIVLGLSHFQVEEYEPSLQAFLEGIRHNPDNADLHFNAGTAYDKLNRFEDVVKSMETTLALDPHHADALNYLGYSYAERGVKIEEAISLTKQAVALRPTNGYYVDSLAWAFFKKGLLNEALSEMKRAVALVGDDPVIYEHLGEIYLKQQHLSDGREALLHSLELDPSNDKLMQRFRDLGLGDPSKEERIRQAIRRVTERKAAVPTP; encoded by the coding sequence GTGACTGCAGCATGCCAGACTACTTCGCCGGCTCGGCCTGCTCCCCCAGTCGCTCCGGTTGCGTCACCAATTGTTCCCCGCATCGCGCCTTCCTCCTCGGATTCTCGTGCGTCCTATCATTTTCTGCTCGGCTATCAAGCTGAGTTGGAGCAAGAGACGGAGCAGGCTATCAAGGAGTACCAGCTCGCACTGCAGACAGACCCCTCGTCCAACTATCTCAAGGCCAGATTGGCCATATTGAATTTTACGGCAGGTGACGTGCCGGCAGCCGTGCGCTTTGCCGATGACGTTGCCGAGGCTCCTGGGTTGGATGCGCAGGTGCTCGGCCAGCTCGGCGGGATGTATGCCGCGGCAGGGAAGCCGGACAAGGCGCTGCGCTTGTTCAATCGCGCGATCGAGCAAGAGCCACAACGCAGCGAGCATTTCTTTGCCAAGGGGCTGCTGCTGGCGAATCAAAAACAATATGCGGAAGCCGAGAACACGATTCATTCGGGAATCAAGGTCAGCCCGGACTCCGCCGTCGGCTACTATTACCTCGGTCGCATCGGCGTCGAAGCCAGGGATTTCGATAAGGCCACGACTCATTTCGAGCAGGCGGTGACGCTGAATCCCGCGTTTGAGCCCGCGTATGTCGCCCTGGGATCCGTGTATGAAGCCAAGCAAGATCGCGACAAGGCCATTGATATCTACCGCCGCTATTTGCAGGGGGTGAATCCGAAGAACCGCGAAATCCGGCACCATCTCATTCGCCTGCAAGTGTCGGCCAAGCAGTATGATGAGGCGTTACGAGAGCTGCAGGAGATTTTGGCGGAGGATCCCGCGGATCTTGACGCGCAGCTCAGAATGGGGCTGGTCTACGGCGAGCAGAAGAATTATCCCAAAGCCATTCAACAATTGACCCAGATTCTCACCGTGCGTCCAAGCGAGCTCAAGGTTCGAGACTATTTAGGATACCTCTACGAAGAAACCAAGGATTATCCCAATGCGATTGCGGCCTATCGCCACAATCTCACGCTGGAGCCCTCGTATTTCGAGGGACATTTGCATTTGGGAGTGCTGCTGTATCGGACAAAGCAATATGCCGAGGCCATCCAACATTTGCAGGAAGCCAGTCGGTTGAATCCCAAGCAGCCGGAAGCCCACATCGTTCTTGGGTTGTCGCATTTCCAAGTAGAGGAATATGAACCGTCCCTCCAAGCCTTCCTGGAGGGGATACGCCACAACCCCGATAACGCGGACCTGCATTTCAACGCCGGCACAGCCTACGATAAATTGAATCGATTCGAGGACGTGGTGAAGTCGATGGAAACCACGCTGGCATTAGACCCTCACCATGCCGACGCGTTGAATTACCTTGGTTACAGTTATGCAGAACGCGGCGTGAAGATTGAGGAAGCGATCTCGTTGACGAAACAGGCCGTCGCACTCAGGCCGACCAATGGTTATTATGTGGATAGTCTGGCCTGGGCGTTCTTTAAGAAGGGGCTGTTGAACGAAGCGCTGTCGGAGATGAAACGAGCCGTGGCGTTAGTCGGCGACGACCCGGTGATTTATGAGCACTTGGGCGAAATTTACTTGAAACAGCAGCACCTCTCCGATGGTCGAGAGGCACTGCTCCATTCTCTTGAACTGGACCCCTCCAATGATAAGCTGATGCAACGATTTCGCGATCTCGGCTTGGGTGATCCCTCTAAGGAAGAACGAATCCGCCAGGCCATTCGGCGAGTCACTGAGAGAAAAGCCGCTGTCCCGACCCCGTAG
- the dnaB gene encoding replicative DNA helicase codes for MKSLSAVDLTAPRLPPQNIEAEQSVLGAILLDNTAMAKAMEVLTDQEFYRTAHRKIYQAMLELSDRGEVIDQITLTECLKGRSELDAVGGSAYLAELVQVVPTAANIRYHSKIVRDKALLRGLIETSTEVITRGYDGTAAVDELLDFAERSVFGLAQGKLDRSFTQVNQIIKESLDVVDKLSKRKERVTGVPTGYIDLDDLTAGLQPSDLIIVAGRPSMGKTSLALGMAQHAALHAGTVVGIFSLEMSKPQLVLRMLSSEARVDSHSLRTGRLQKEDWWRLAEAAGKLEQAPIFIDDSGAVTVQQMRGKARRLKAERGLDLLIVDYLQLMQGKSDSESRQQEISDISRSLKSLAKELNVPVIALSQLSRAVEARKPPVPMLADLRESGAIEQDADVVMFIYREEVYEPATERKGIADILVSKHRNGPIGKRELFFHDRFAKFENLETREVV; via the coding sequence ATGAAATCTCTTTCCGCCGTTGACCTCACCGCCCCCAGACTCCCCCCGCAAAATATCGAGGCGGAACAATCCGTGCTCGGTGCGATCTTGCTGGACAATACGGCCATGGCTAAGGCCATGGAGGTACTGACGGATCAGGAGTTCTACCGGACTGCGCATCGCAAGATCTACCAGGCCATGCTGGAGTTAAGCGATCGTGGCGAAGTCATCGATCAGATTACGTTGACGGAATGTCTGAAAGGACGTTCGGAACTCGACGCGGTGGGAGGCTCGGCGTATCTCGCGGAACTGGTGCAAGTCGTCCCGACGGCAGCGAACATCCGCTATCACAGCAAGATCGTTCGCGACAAGGCATTGTTGCGGGGCTTGATTGAAACTTCGACGGAAGTGATCACGCGAGGGTATGACGGCACCGCCGCCGTCGATGAACTCCTCGATTTCGCCGAACGCTCTGTCTTTGGTCTTGCCCAAGGCAAGCTGGATCGTTCGTTCACGCAGGTGAATCAGATCATCAAGGAAAGCCTTGATGTCGTCGATAAGTTGTCCAAGCGGAAAGAGCGTGTCACCGGCGTCCCGACTGGGTACATCGACTTGGATGATCTGACCGCGGGATTGCAGCCGTCGGATTTAATTATCGTGGCAGGACGGCCAAGCATGGGAAAGACCAGTCTGGCGCTTGGCATGGCCCAGCATGCGGCACTTCATGCCGGAACCGTGGTCGGCATTTTCAGTCTCGAAATGTCGAAACCGCAGCTCGTCCTTCGTATGTTGAGCTCTGAGGCTCGTGTTGATTCGCACTCGCTGCGGACCGGCAGACTGCAAAAGGAAGATTGGTGGCGGCTGGCCGAAGCGGCCGGCAAGCTCGAACAGGCACCGATCTTCATCGACGATTCCGGTGCCGTGACGGTGCAGCAGATGCGGGGAAAGGCCAGGCGGCTGAAGGCCGAGCGAGGCCTCGACTTGCTGATCGTCGATTATCTCCAGCTGATGCAGGGCAAAAGCGATTCCGAGTCGCGGCAGCAGGAAATTTCGGATATCTCACGCTCCTTGAAGAGTCTCGCCAAGGAACTGAATGTGCCCGTGATCGCCTTGTCTCAGTTGAGTCGTGCAGTGGAGGCCAGAAAACCGCCGGTGCCGATGTTGGCCGACTTGCGTGAGAGCGGTGCCATCGAGCAGGACGCTGACGTGGTGATGTTCATCTATCGCGAAGAAGTCTACGAACCGGCCACGGAACGGAAGGGGATCGCCGACATTTTGGTGAGTAAACATCGTAACGGTCCGATCGGCAAGCGCGAGCTTTTCTTCCATGACCGATTCGCCAAGTTTGAGAATCTCGAGACTCGAGAGGTCGTTTGA
- the hisZ gene encoding ATP phosphoribosyltransferase regulatory subunit, protein MSTILPDAARRIRRLEETLLAVLTSGGYDEIILPMFEYFDVLSPGLEPELIEKCYQLVDRTTGRLMLLRPDATAQIARTVAMGMMGDRLPLRLCYRTSVFRYEREHAGRDREIFQVGAELIGVDGVAGDVEVLTLLLECLNQVGLSSFKVAVGHVGFFTALLVRSGLSPEGQKRVELAAARKDMPLLEELLVRDGVPKPTAQVILEVLELCGGPEVLARGRKLVGRDRTLLAPLDRLAQVYERLDPTRRSSVLLDLGEFRGFEYYDGIVFDVFAPGIGAELGGGGRYDHLMGRFGRTAASTGFALDVDRVFRAIDPSAELVPPASTESEARRLKRTAASAGRQGRRA, encoded by the coding sequence ATGAGCACCATTCTGCCGGACGCCGCGCGTCGAATTCGTCGTCTTGAGGAAACGCTGCTTGCGGTGCTGACCAGCGGCGGCTACGACGAGATCATCCTGCCGATGTTCGAGTATTTCGATGTGCTCTCACCTGGCCTCGAGCCGGAACTCATCGAAAAATGTTATCAACTGGTCGATCGGACCACCGGCCGCCTGATGCTGCTGCGACCGGACGCAACGGCGCAGATTGCGAGAACCGTGGCGATGGGCATGATGGGGGATCGGCTGCCACTGAGGCTCTGTTATCGAACCTCGGTGTTCCGGTATGAACGGGAACATGCGGGGCGCGATCGTGAAATTTTTCAGGTCGGAGCTGAACTCATTGGGGTCGATGGGGTAGCTGGTGATGTAGAGGTGTTGACCCTTCTCCTGGAATGTTTGAACCAGGTAGGGCTTTCCTCGTTCAAGGTTGCGGTCGGACATGTCGGCTTCTTCACGGCGTTGTTAGTCCGTTCGGGCCTGTCGCCCGAGGGACAGAAGCGTGTGGAGTTGGCAGCTGCGCGGAAAGACATGCCGCTGCTTGAGGAATTGTTGGTGCGGGACGGTGTGCCCAAACCGACCGCACAGGTGATTCTTGAGGTGCTGGAGTTGTGCGGTGGTCCGGAGGTGTTGGCGCGGGGGCGAAAGCTGGTCGGGCGTGACCGCACCCTGCTCGCACCGCTTGATCGATTGGCTCAGGTCTATGAACGGCTTGACCCTACCAGACGGTCGTCCGTGCTGCTCGACCTTGGGGAATTCCGGGGCTTTGAATACTACGACGGGATTGTATTTGATGTGTTCGCTCCAGGCATCGGCGCGGAATTAGGCGGTGGCGGTCGTTACGATCACTTGATGGGTCGATTCGGTCGTACTGCTGCATCCACAGGATTTGCGCTTGATGTCGATCGGGTCTTTCGGGCCATCGATCCCTCCGCTGAGCTTGTGCCGCCTGCCTCGACGGAATCTGAAGCGAGGCGCTTGAAGCGGACTGCCGCTTCTGCTGGGCGGCAGGGGAGGCGAGCATGA
- the serA gene encoding phosphoglycerate dehydrogenase: protein MKILVSDSLSKQGVEVLEKAGFTVVVKTKLPKEELLKEIKDADGLIVRSGTKVTAEVIAAAERLKVVGRAGSGLDNVDTPAATRRGIVVMNTPGGNTVTTAEHTMAMIFSMSRRIPQATASTKSGKWEKEKFMGVELCNKVLGIVGVGQIGGYLTKLAQGVGMQVLAYDPYLAPERAEKMGVTIVDLDELFRRADVISVHTPLTPETKSLINAQAIAKMKPGVMIANCARGGIVHEGDLCEALKSKKVAAAAFDVFDDEPVKADNPLLALDNFICSPHIGASTTEAQENVAVGIAEQIVEYFTKGIAKGAVNIPSVSPELLPQLQPYLSLGERVGLLQSQLLEGGLERLTVEYSGDVAALNVAPLTIAVLKGLLTPILEDPVNYVNAPVVAKERGIEVKEVKISDAGDFTSVIRVRVEGGKKSHQVAGTLYHRKDPRIIEIDQFKVEVVPDNHLLLILNEDRPGVIGTVGHILGDHNINIARMQCSREERGGNALLIFGLDAQLPKSVLDQITNSKHILSVKVADLSKGL from the coding sequence ATGAAAATCTTGGTCAGCGACAGTTTGTCAAAGCAGGGAGTCGAGGTACTGGAAAAGGCCGGCTTTACGGTGGTGGTGAAAACCAAGCTGCCGAAAGAGGAACTGCTGAAGGAAATCAAGGATGCGGACGGACTGATCGTCCGCTCCGGGACGAAAGTCACGGCAGAAGTAATCGCGGCCGCTGAGCGTCTGAAGGTTGTCGGACGAGCTGGGTCCGGACTGGACAATGTCGATACCCCTGCCGCAACCCGGCGTGGGATCGTGGTCATGAATACCCCTGGTGGTAACACGGTGACCACCGCCGAGCATACGATGGCCATGATTTTCTCGATGTCGCGCCGCATCCCGCAAGCCACCGCTTCGACTAAGAGCGGCAAGTGGGAAAAAGAGAAATTCATGGGCGTCGAATTATGCAACAAGGTTCTAGGCATCGTCGGGGTCGGCCAGATCGGCGGCTATCTCACGAAGCTTGCTCAGGGCGTCGGGATGCAGGTGTTGGCCTATGATCCCTACCTGGCTCCCGAACGGGCCGAGAAGATGGGCGTGACCATCGTCGACCTGGATGAACTTTTCCGCAGAGCCGATGTGATCTCGGTGCATACTCCGCTCACTCCCGAAACTAAATCGCTCATCAATGCACAGGCTATTGCCAAGATGAAGCCGGGCGTCATGATCGCCAATTGCGCCCGCGGCGGAATCGTGCATGAGGGCGATCTCTGTGAAGCGCTGAAATCAAAGAAAGTTGCGGCGGCGGCATTCGACGTGTTCGATGACGAACCGGTGAAGGCGGATAATCCACTGCTGGCGTTGGACAACTTTATTTGTTCGCCGCACATCGGGGCCTCCACGACCGAAGCGCAGGAGAATGTGGCGGTCGGAATTGCCGAGCAAATCGTCGAATACTTCACCAAAGGGATTGCCAAAGGTGCGGTCAACATTCCTTCCGTGTCTCCGGAGTTGTTGCCGCAGCTGCAACCGTATCTCTCACTCGGCGAGCGGGTTGGCCTGTTGCAGTCACAATTGCTCGAAGGTGGTCTGGAGCGATTGACCGTCGAATACAGCGGGGATGTGGCCGCGTTGAATGTCGCACCGTTGACGATTGCGGTGTTGAAGGGCCTCTTGACCCCCATTCTGGAAGATCCCGTCAACTACGTGAACGCGCCTGTGGTCGCCAAGGAACGCGGCATCGAAGTCAAAGAGGTGAAGATCAGCGATGCCGGCGATTTCACCAGCGTCATTCGCGTGCGCGTTGAGGGCGGAAAGAAATCCCACCAAGTTGCGGGCACGCTGTATCATCGGAAGGACCCGCGCATTATCGAAATTGATCAATTCAAGGTCGAGGTGGTTCCCGACAACCATTTGCTGTTGATCCTGAACGAAGATCGTCCTGGTGTGATCGGCACGGTCGGGCATATTCTTGGCGATCACAACATCAATATCGCGCGCATGCAGTGTTCGCGGGAGGAGCGTGGCGGAAACGCTCTGTTGATTTTCGGTCTTGATGCACAGCTTCCGAAATCCGTCCTCGATCAGATTACTAACAGCAAGCACATCCTTTCCGTGAAGGTCGCCGACCTGTCGAAAGGGTTGTAA
- a CDS encoding pyridoxal-phosphate-dependent aminotransferase family protein: MLKRYLLAPGPTPVPPEVLLAMARPMIHHRAPEFDKLFAEVREDLKWLFQTRNDVLILAASGTGGMEGSVSNFLSPGDKALTINGGKFGERWTKLCKTFGAQVTELKVEWGRAIDPQAVADALKKDPSIKAVYVQASETSTAVAHDVKTLAEIVKQYEDTILVVDAITALGVLDLKTDAWGLDVVITGSQKALMLPPGLAFASVSDKAWRLADKAKNAAFYFNFKRERENQQKSTTAYTPAVSLILGLKEVMNILKAEGLEAVFARHAMLATAMREGVKAAGLSIFPQERPSDALTAISAPEGVDGQAVYKNLRTQYGMTAAGGQDHLKGKIFRISHMGYIDSFDVITALAAVEMVIKGLGYPVKLGSGVARAQEIIMGKS; encoded by the coding sequence ATGCTCAAACGGTATCTGCTGGCTCCCGGACCCACCCCCGTTCCGCCGGAGGTGCTGCTGGCCATGGCCAGGCCGATGATTCATCACCGGGCTCCCGAGTTCGATAAATTGTTTGCCGAGGTTCGTGAGGATCTCAAGTGGTTGTTCCAAACCCGGAACGATGTATTGATTCTCGCGGCATCCGGCACGGGTGGCATGGAAGGATCGGTCTCGAATTTCTTGTCCCCCGGGGATAAAGCCCTCACGATCAACGGCGGCAAGTTCGGGGAACGGTGGACGAAGCTCTGCAAGACCTTCGGAGCCCAGGTCACTGAGTTAAAGGTCGAATGGGGACGGGCGATCGACCCGCAAGCTGTGGCGGACGCCCTGAAGAAAGACCCCTCGATTAAGGCTGTGTACGTCCAAGCGAGCGAAACCTCCACGGCTGTCGCCCACGATGTCAAAACCCTCGCTGAAATCGTGAAGCAGTATGAAGACACCATCCTCGTGGTCGATGCGATTACGGCCCTGGGAGTGCTCGATCTCAAGACGGATGCCTGGGGACTCGATGTCGTGATCACGGGATCGCAGAAGGCGTTGATGCTGCCTCCGGGATTGGCCTTTGCCAGCGTGAGCGACAAGGCTTGGCGTCTGGCCGATAAGGCGAAGAATGCCGCGTTCTATTTCAATTTTAAGCGGGAACGGGAAAACCAACAGAAGAGCACGACTGCCTATACGCCGGCTGTGTCGCTCATTCTGGGCCTCAAGGAAGTGATGAACATCCTGAAGGCTGAAGGGTTGGAAGCCGTGTTTGCCCGCCATGCCATGTTGGCGACGGCCATGCGAGAAGGCGTCAAGGCTGCGGGACTTTCCATTTTCCCTCAGGAACGGCCAAGTGACGCGTTAACCGCCATTTCGGCGCCGGAGGGTGTGGACGGTCAGGCAGTCTACAAGAATTTGCGCACGCAGTACGGGATGACGGCGGCGGGTGGCCAGGATCACCTCAAGGGAAAGATCTTCCGTATTTCACACATGGGCTATATCGACAGTTTTGACGTGATCACGGCCTTGGCAGCGGTGGAAATGGTCATCAAAGGCTTAGGATATCCCGTGAAATTGGGGAGCGGGGTGGCCAGGGCTCAAGAGATTATTATGGGGAAGTCGTAG
- a CDS encoding lytic transglycosylase domain-containing protein, with translation MQEPEYLLDEEDRATAAEVEAAESSTAVASEPSTEVPPAEALLQFKPLTGNTARFTDLLTPPAEVIQEAAAEQAQESESAPEYNVPIVLDPSVQGHIRFFNVAIRNRFEQWLIRLSHYRPLVDSIFTEFQLPSDLIYLSLVESGFNPHAYSRARAAGPWQFMKGTAKVYGLRVDSYVDERRDPVKSTVAAARYLRDLYDLFGTWPLAMAAYNAGEGKVMRALHTAQAESFSDIAKTRLIRRETKEYVPRFMAATIIAKNPDRYGFPQNDVRPHQFEEVIVRRPIHFKAIANVTGISYQELKVLNPELRRDATPPDDPEYRLKVPIGTREKVEQMLDRAPTHKFPPLPVPVKGRHVKSEPDSGHWYRVRVGDSLEKIAKRFNISVKTLKSNNNLTGPTIKAGSRLVIAN, from the coding sequence GTGCAGGAACCGGAATACTTGCTGGACGAAGAGGATCGTGCGACCGCCGCAGAAGTGGAGGCCGCCGAATCGTCGACGGCGGTCGCCAGCGAACCGTCAACCGAGGTCCCGCCGGCCGAGGCCCTGCTGCAATTCAAACCGCTGACCGGCAATACCGCCAGATTTACAGACTTACTGACCCCACCGGCCGAGGTCATTCAGGAAGCGGCGGCCGAACAAGCACAGGAATCAGAGAGCGCCCCAGAATACAATGTGCCGATCGTTCTGGATCCTTCCGTGCAGGGCCATATTCGGTTTTTCAACGTCGCGATCCGCAACCGATTCGAACAGTGGCTCATCCGGCTCAGCCACTATCGCCCGCTCGTCGACAGCATTTTCACGGAATTCCAGCTGCCGAGTGATCTGATCTATTTGTCGTTGGTAGAAAGCGGCTTCAACCCCCATGCCTATTCCCGCGCCCGAGCAGCCGGGCCGTGGCAGTTCATGAAGGGAACGGCGAAAGTCTATGGGTTGCGCGTCGATAGCTACGTAGACGAACGGCGGGATCCTGTGAAGTCGACCGTAGCAGCCGCACGCTATCTGCGTGACCTCTACGATTTGTTTGGAACCTGGCCTCTGGCGATGGCCGCGTACAATGCCGGAGAAGGCAAGGTCATGCGAGCCCTCCATACGGCGCAGGCCGAGAGCTTCTCTGACATCGCCAAGACACGCCTCATCCGCCGCGAAACGAAGGAGTACGTGCCGCGGTTTATGGCAGCCACCATCATCGCCAAGAACCCGGATCGGTACGGGTTTCCTCAGAACGACGTCCGCCCCCATCAGTTTGAGGAAGTGATCGTACGTCGGCCCATTCACTTTAAAGCGATTGCCAATGTGACGGGGATTTCGTATCAGGAACTCAAAGTGCTGAATCCCGAATTGCGACGCGATGCCACGCCTCCGGATGACCCTGAGTATCGCCTAAAAGTACCGATCGGCACTCGGGAAAAGGTTGAACAGATGCTGGACCGGGCCCCGACCCACAAATTCCCTCCACTTCCGGTTCCGGTGAAGGGTCGACATGTAAAGAGCGAGCCTGACTCCGGGCATTGGTACCGCGTCCGTGTCGGCGACTCACTGGAGAAGATCGCCAAGCGATTTAACATCTCGGTGAAGACTCTCAAGTCTAATAACAACCTCACCGGCCCCACCATTAAGGCAGGAAGCCGCCTCGTCATAGCCAACTGA
- a CDS encoding tetratricopeptide repeat protein, which translates to MSYRIRVPAKDDPLDEAHLISGVDRFLHVLQEQRRALLVGVGVVLVAGAVVAGVIWYDYQSTLKARELDQEATLHYLNRPADDPKKSQEQLAQAINLYQQVIDQYPRSPVAPVALFHLGNAQVLANQVDAGIETYKRFMLLYSSNTSLLGLVQQRLAYAYLAKGDRDQAVKAFTGILEIPGALNKDHVLFELAKIEESQSRPEGAIAHYQDLMKNYPNSPFTSEAAVRVKVLEVKKAPESPAAAAPPAPAASAPAPKPEPSAKAKPGKSSAPAAKKKQQE; encoded by the coding sequence ATGAGTTATCGCATCAGAGTTCCTGCGAAAGATGATCCGCTTGACGAAGCGCATTTGATCAGTGGCGTCGATCGCTTTCTTCATGTGTTGCAGGAACAGCGGCGTGCGCTGTTGGTCGGGGTGGGAGTCGTGCTGGTCGCGGGCGCCGTGGTCGCGGGCGTGATCTGGTACGACTACCAATCAACCCTGAAAGCCAGAGAGCTCGACCAGGAAGCGACGCTTCACTATCTCAATCGGCCGGCGGACGATCCGAAAAAAAGCCAAGAGCAACTGGCGCAGGCCATTAACCTCTATCAGCAAGTGATCGATCAATATCCGCGGAGTCCAGTGGCGCCCGTAGCCTTGTTCCACCTCGGAAATGCGCAGGTCCTCGCGAATCAGGTCGATGCGGGCATCGAAACCTATAAGCGGTTCATGCTGCTCTATAGCTCCAATACCTCTCTCTTGGGGCTCGTCCAACAACGGCTGGCCTATGCCTATCTGGCGAAGGGAGATCGCGATCAGGCGGTGAAGGCCTTCACCGGAATTCTTGAAATTCCTGGGGCATTGAACAAAGACCATGTCCTGTTTGAGTTAGCGAAGATTGAAGAGTCACAGTCAAGGCCGGAGGGCGCCATTGCCCACTACCAGGACTTGATGAAGAATTACCCCAACTCGCCTTTCACCAGTGAAGCGGCGGTCCGGGTGAAGGTGTTGGAGGTAAAGAAGGCCCCTGAGAGTCCAGCGGCTGCTGCTCCACCAGCTCCTGCAGCCAGCGCGCCTGCTCCAAAACCTGAGCCGTCGGCCAAGGCCAAACCGGGGAAATCTTCCGCCCCAGCTGCGAAGAAGAAGCAGCAAGAGTAG